DNA from Methylobacterium currus:
CGCACCTACCGGGTCTATTCCGAGGAGGAGATCGAGGCGCTCCAGACCACCGCCATGGTGCTGGCGGAGATGATCGCCTCCGGCGAGCTGCAGGCCCTGTCGCCCGGCACGGTCAGCGCCTCGCGCCGGCCCCTCAGCCAGTGCGGCGTGGCCCTCGCCGACGGCGTGGGCCTGGGCCACGTCGTGCTGCATGAGCCGCGCATCGTGGTGCGCAACCTGATCGCCGAGAATGTCGAGCGCGAGGCCTCGCGCCTCGACACCGCCATCGCGGAGGTGCGCGCCGCCATCGACGACCTCGTCGAGCGCGGCGACGTGGCGGGGGCCGGCGAGCACCGCGAGGTGCTCGAGACCGTGCGGATGTTCGCCCACGACCAGGGCTGGCTCCGGCGGATGCGCGAGGCGGTTCTCTCGGGCCTCACCGCGGAAGCGGCGGTGGAGCGGGTGCAGTCGGACAACCGCGCCCGGATGCTGCGACAGAGCGACCCCTACCTGCGCGAGCGCCTGCACGACCTCGACGATCTCGCCAACCGGCTCCTGCGCCAGCTGGTCGGCCGCGAGACCGTCGGGCCGGACGCGATGCCCGAGAACGCCATCCTGGTAGCCCGCTCGATGGGCCCGGCGGCACTCCTCGACTACGACCGCGCCCGCCTGCGCGGCGTGGTGCTGGAGGAGGGCGGGCCGACGAGCCACATCGCCATCGTGGCCCGCGCGCTCGGCATCCCGGCCGTGGGCGAGGTGGCCAATGCCACGGCCCTCGTCGAGACCGGGGATGCGATCATCGTCGATGGCGGGACCGGCGAGGTCCAGATCCGGCCAGGTCCCGAGATCGAGGCGGCCTATGCCGAGAAGGCGCGCCTGCGCGCCCGGCGCCAGGAGCAGTACCGCTCCCTGCGCGACCTGCCGGCGGTGACCCGCGACGGCGTCGCGGTCGGGCTGCAGCTCAATGCCGGCCTCATCGTCGACCTGTCGCACCTGCACGAGACCGGGGCCGAGGGCGTCGGGCTGTTCCGCACCGAGTTGCAGTTCATGGTCGCCGAGCGGATGCCGACGGCGGCCGAGCAGCAGGTCCTGTACGAGGCGGTGTTCGACGCCGTCGGCGACCTGCCGGTGACGATCCGGACCCTCGATATCGGCGGCGACAAGGTGCTGCCCTACATGAAGGCGCTGGAGGAGGAGAACCCGGCCCTCGGCTGGCGCGCGATCCGCATCGGCCTCGACCGGCCGGGCCTCCTGCGGATGCAGCTGCGCGCGCTGCTCAAGGCCGCCCGCGGGCGGCCGCTCAAGATCATGTTCCCGATGGTCGCGACGGTCGACGAGTTCGTCCAGGCCCGGGCGATCGTCGAGCGGGAGAAGGCACATCTCACCCGCCACGGCCACCCGCTGCCGGCGGATTGCCGCCTCGGCGTGATGGTCGAGGTGCCCTCGCTCCTGTTCCAGATGGACGAGATCGCGGCGGAGGCCGATTTCCTCTCCGTCGGCTCGAACGACCTGATGCAGTTCCTGTTCGCGGTCGACCGCGAGAACCGCCAGGTCGCCAACCGCTTCGACCCATTGAGCGCCGCGGCGCTCCGTGCCTTCCGGCTGATCGCCGAGCGGGCCAACGCCGCCGGCACCCCGGCCACTGTCTGCGGCGAGATCGGCGGGCGTCCGCTCGAGGCGATGGCGCTGATCGGGCTCGGCTTCCGCGCGCTGTCGATGTCGCCGGCCTCGATCGGCCCCGTAAAGGCGATGGTGCTGGGGCTCGATGCCGGCGCCGTCTCGGCCTTCCTGGAGCG
Protein-coding regions in this window:
- the ptsP gene encoding phosphoenolpyruvate--protein phosphotransferase codes for the protein MPAAPGGPRLLLRRLREAMAEPVGPQARLDRIVVLIASNMVAEVCSVYVLRDDGNLELFATEGLNREAVHLTTMRAGEGLVGLIAATAEPLSLSDAQSHPAFSYRPETGEEVYHAFLGVPLLRAGNTLGVMVVQNRTYRVYSEEEIEALQTTAMVLAEMIASGELQALSPGTVSASRRPLSQCGVALADGVGLGHVVLHEPRIVVRNLIAENVEREASRLDTAIAEVRAAIDDLVERGDVAGAGEHREVLETVRMFAHDQGWLRRMREAVLSGLTAEAAVERVQSDNRARMLRQSDPYLRERLHDLDDLANRLLRQLVGRETVGPDAMPENAILVARSMGPAALLDYDRARLRGVVLEEGGPTSHIAIVARALGIPAVGEVANATALVETGDAIIVDGGTGEVQIRPGPEIEAAYAEKARLRARRQEQYRSLRDLPAVTRDGVAVGLQLNAGLIVDLSHLHETGAEGVGLFRTELQFMVAERMPTAAEQQVLYEAVFDAVGDLPVTIRTLDIGGDKVLPYMKALEEENPALGWRAIRIGLDRPGLLRMQLRALLKAARGRPLKIMFPMVATVDEFVQARAIVEREKAHLTRHGHPLPADCRLGVMVEVPSLLFQMDEIAAEADFLSVGSNDLMQFLFAVDRENRQVANRFDPLSAAALRAFRLIAERANAAGTPATVCGEIGGRPLEAMALIGLGFRALSMSPASIGPVKAMVLGLDAGAVSAFLEREMARTRDGASLRPALAAFAEEHGVPV